A genomic window from Malassezia vespertilionis chromosome 6, complete sequence includes:
- a CDS encoding uncharacterized protein (COG:B; COG:K; EggNog:ENOG503NV0U), producing MDEATLRSMLPTGFGAQATDAVSLSDSDSDSEREYLPTETQDEEPVPEKSPSPKPTHDPNGGRTAEFAGLPLAERVALRDHAKTVSALAIDVSGTRIASGAHDYQVRLWDFGGMTSAFRPFRMFEPAENYPVVALDFSPVSRNLLCVNATTQPRVYDFQGDQIATYRKGDVYMRDMKHTTGHVSEMSAGMWHPTDAYTFLTAGTDSTVRIWDAEREESQKSVLVVRSKVRGTKTKVTTATYTPDARIILAAGLDGALYLWSTSSSFARPHATVEHACAPGTWTSSIAVSPDSRFAATRAKDSVKLWDLRSMRQPLASRDDVPSGDDQANLVYSPDGKQLLAGTAAVPNASSDEDSLASSFGQLAVFDAADLSVQHVHHAADSSIVRVAWQPRINQVLASTRDGAILVFYDPEASQLGATLGVAKRARDKSNPFGIDLKDGIARDIPIFIPEEEENEFEEVRPKKRPYVPGPRPERPLDGHGRGGRIGVAAQQHIVQGLMEDGGKLRIEDPREALLKYAEKAEKDPRWTSVYAKTQPKPIFAKDTEKSEE from the coding sequence ATGGACGAAGCAACGCTGCGGTCGATGCTGCCTACgggctttggcgcgcaagctaCGGACGCAGTTTCTCTATCTGACTCCGATTCCGACTCTGAGCGCGAGTATTTGCCCACAGAGACGCAGGACGAGGAGCCCGTACCTGAAAAATCGCCGTCGCCCAAGCCAACGCACGATCCGAACGGTGGCAGGACTGCTGAGTTTGCAGGACTTCCGCTTGCGGAGCGTGTGGCACTACGTGATCATGCCAAGACTGTGTCAGCGCTAGCGATTGACGTGTCCGGCACAAGGATTGCATCCGGCGCGCACGATTATCAAGTGCGGCTGTGGGACTTTGGTGGCATGACCAGCGCCTTCCGTCCTTTTCGCATGTTTGAACCGGCAGAAAACTACCCCGTCGTGGCCTTGGATTTTTCGCCTGTATCGCGTAATTTGCTTTGTGTTAATGCGACCACACAGCCGCGTGTGTACGACTTCCAAGGCGACCAGATTGCCACGTACCGCAAAGGCGATGTGTACATGCGCGATATGAAACATACTACGGGGCACGTAAGCGAAATGTCCGCGGGAATGTGGCATCCAACCGATGCTTATACCTTTCTAACGGCAGGCACAGATAGCACCGTGCGCATTTGggacgccgagcgcgaagaaagCCAGAAATCGGTGCTCGTCGTGCGCTCCAaagtgcgcggcacaaaaACCAAGGTCACCACGGCGACGTATACCCCCGACGCACGCATAATTCTTGCCGCAGGCCTGGACGGTGCACTGTACCTGTGGTCCACAAGCAGCAGTTTCGCCCGCCCCCATGCCACAGTCGAGcatgcatgcgcgccgGGCACTTGGACCTCGAGCATTGCCGTATCGCCCGATAGCCGTtttgcagcgacgcgcgcgaaggATAGCGTGAAACTATGGGATCTGCGCAGTATGCGGCAGCCGCTGGCGTCGCGTGATGATGTTCCAAGTGGCGACGACCAAGCAAACCTCGTCTATTCTCCAGATGGaaagcagctgcttgccggCACAGCAGCGGTGCCGAACGCGTCATCCGACGAAGACAGCCTAGCGAGCAGCTTTGGACAATTAGCGGTGTTTGACGCTGCTGATCTATCTGTCCAGCATGTGCATCACGCGGCAGATTCAAGCATTGTCCGTGTTGCATGGCAGCCGCGGATCAACCAAGTGCTTGCATCGACACGCGACGGCGCCATCCTTGTATTCTATGATCCCGAAGCATCGCAGCTTGGTGCGACGCTTGGCGTTgcgaaacgcgcgcgcgataaGTCCAATCCTTTTGGCATCGATCTCAAAGATGGGATTGCACGCGATATCCCCATCTTTATTCCGGAAGAGGAAGAGAATGAGTTTGAGGAAGTGCGGCCAAAGAAGCGGCCATACGTGCCCGGGCCGCGCCCCGAACGTCCTCTGGATGGCCATGGCCGTGGCGGCCGTATTGGAGTcgcagcacagcagcaCATCGTCCAGGGCCTTATGGAAGACGGAGGCAAATTGCGCATAGAAGATCCGCGGGAGGCATTGCTGAAATACGCGGAAAAGGCAGAAAAAGACCCGCGGTGGACTTCTGTGTACGCCAAGACGCAGCCGAAACCTATTTTTGCAAAAGATACGGAGAAAAGCGAAGAATAA
- a CDS encoding uncharacterized protein (EggNog:ENOG503NW3A; COG:G; CAZy:GH18): protein MLPKLRGYKPSDVPVEQLTHILYAFANIDPDTGTVFLSDKWADQEIKYGGDTDQGPDQLYGNLKQVLLYKQQHRHLKTLLSIGGWSYSSNFKCLSDATKRARFAESAVRLLADYGFDGLDVDWEYPESKDQARIYVALLKEVRHGLDAYGAHTTPDHPHYLLTIAAPCSPAKYRILDIKAMDAYLDYWNLMAYDFSGSWDSAANHQANLYGTPLSCAASVKYYASNGTHNSKLVLGAPAYGRGFDGTQGPGHSFTSIPPGSLEHGVFAYWELPIQGAKEHYDKKAGAAWSYDSANAQLISYDSPSAAKAKVEYIAEKGLAGAMLWELAGDQPATNPRSLVSVYTHQLGNLDTSENHVQYPSSAFANVRNGL from the exons ATGCTTCCCAAATTG CGCGGCTACAAGCCAAGCGATGTGCCGGTCGAGCAGCTGACCCACATCCTCTATGCATTTGCCAATATCGACCCAGACACAGGCACTGTGTTCCTTTCTGACAAATGGGCCGATCAAGAGATCAAGTACGGCGGCGATACGGACCAAGGCCCTGACCAACTCTACGGGAATTTGAAACAGGTTTTGCTGTACAAGCAGCAGCATCGCCACCTCAAGACACTGCTTTCCATTGGTGGTTGGTCGTACTCGAGCAACTTCAAGTGCCTAAGCGATgcgacaaagcgcgcgcgttttgcCGAGTCTGCAGTCCGGCTGCTTGCCGACTATGGATTCGACGGCTTGGACGTGGACTGGGAATACCCTGAATCCAAGGACCAAGCGCGAATCTACGTAGCGCTGCTCAAGGAGGTTCGGCACGGACTTGATGCATACGGTGCACATACCACACCCGACCATCCGCATTATCTCCTGACCATTGCCGCCCCGTGCTCGCCGGCAAAATACAGGATTCTCGACATCAAAGCGATGGACGCGTACTTGGACTACTGGAACCTGATGGCCTACGATTTTTCCGGCTCGTGGGACTCGGCGGCGAATCACCAGGCAAATTTGTACGGTACGCCATTGTCCTGTGCGGCGTCTGTCAAGTACTACGCCAGCAATGGCACGCATAACAGCAAGTTGGTGCTCGGTGCGCCCGCATACGGACGTGGATTCGACGGCACCCAAGGGCCTGGACACTCCTTTACTAGTATTCCACCTGGATCACTGGAACATGGTGTATTTGCCTACTGGGAACTGCCCATCCAAGGCGCCAAGGAGCACTACGACAAGAAAGCAGGCGCTGCCTGGTCGTACGACTCGGCCAATGCCCAGCTCATCTCGTACGACTCGCCCAGTGCGGCCAAAGCAAAGGTCGAGTACATTGCCGAGAAAGGGCTTGCAGGCGCTATGCTGTGGGAGCTTGCAGGCGACCAGCCTGCAACGAACCCGCGCTCTCTCGTCAGCGTCTATACACACCAACTCGGCAATTTGGACACGAGTGAGAACCATGTCCAGTACCCTTCGAGCGCATTTGCCAACGTACGCAATGGTCTCTAG
- a CDS encoding uncharacterized protein (COG:S; BUSCO:EOG0926146A; EggNog:ENOG503NUHJ; TransMembrane:4 (o380-398i458-487o499-523i612-631o)) — MQGWQVDFDDEWEEMPVERVSSADGSELDFDSDEAPLHSRAIPSKDKVRGVQKQVARRGQVRGTGASAVSAMSNTTGAHLDVFDARGYDWRTKPQEEEEEESNAEKSVGYTQLRLDEDEEEEELHAATEYLFQEDLARLGEAGEDPSAAPISQLAMTKRLLSDTQKIAYAGLASLVGHQIVQDTELLELRSKRPASKNASEWLLRVMVRLYQHLDIDPREQTMIDSLAQHGIFPSDIAPSLVATQTIPNPGYISESEPDAGDIGLQKKTPTRPPSPERPASPAEKQATEPPVTPKASTVRTSLPHRTPSNTQPGHQTHRLVTDPNTAAQMVEREAAAEHASSPFHPTSPRAPLQDTPRKQTLDGVTTEISATVKTITLDIRWTVLCDLFLVLIADSVYDARSRVMLERVSESLGLTWMDLTKFEKRITDALEIEEDVQKLNDKDISKRRDLASHRKRMMMMGLATVSGGLVIGLSAGLLAPVIGAGIGTALGTVGISGASAFFSSVGGAAAITTTGTLGGATIGGRGMSRRMRSVKTFEFRPLHNHKRVNCIVTIPGFLRGPEDDPTLPYSVIDPVMGDVFSVMWEPDMMRDMGNAMSILWNETLIQGVQQFLAATVAGAMFSALAWPLWLTKLGYIIDNPWSNAIERARGAGLILADSLMNRQLGVRPVTLVGYSLGARIIFYALRELAQRQAYGIVQNVYLLGAPVSAREAEWQLVRTAVSGRFVNAFSRSDWLLAYLHRAASGGIQSIAGLHPIKYACNVENVDVTHIVPGHLAYRALIPLVLGELGFKTTADYFDEPETLEHIQEREVLFEMEQEAEAERARPKSSWASFFKKMEPGRSSYDATAAKLHEALQGMSAAVEEDDALPPREEAAKDASNENTEHGPPPSMDTKTLPATPNRDAKEGAVDVESSAAQNYTGPAQEDVDSRVALEDSGAALNDPVPSAANADPENQLADKSPPSPPSPPYDNALFIAGQGENYGLSSEEAQQLAAQFAGLTADTAPGTPKAAALENPWD, encoded by the coding sequence ATGCAGGGGTGGCAGGTGGACTTTGACGATGAGTGGGAGGAAATGCCCGTGGAGCGTGTGTCCAGCGCGGACGGATCAGAGCTTGACTTTGACTCTgacgaagcgccgctgcattcgcgcgcgattcCCAGTAAAGACAAGGTACGTGGCGTGCAGAAACAAGTagcacgccgcggccaagTCCGTGGTACGGGCGCGTCCGCAGTGAGCGCAATGTCCAACACCACCGGCGCGCACCTTGATGTATTTGATGCACGCGGTTATGATTGGCGGACGAAACCAcaggaggaggaggaggaggaaaGCAATGCAGAAAAAAGTGTGGGGTATACACAGCTACGTTtggacgaggacgaagaggaggaagaacTGCATGCGGCAACAGAATACCTATTTCAAGAGGATCTTGCGCGCTTAGGTGAGGCGGGTGAGgatccaagcgccgcgccgatctCGCAGCTTGCCATGACCAAGCGACTTTTGTCAGACACACAGAAAATTGCATACGCTGGCCTAGCGAGCCTCGTCGGCCACCAGATTGTACAGGATACGGAGCTTTTGGAGCTGAGAAGCAAACGGCCTGCATCGAAGAATGCCAGTGAATGGCTGCTTCGGGTCATGGTGCGTCTGTACCAGCATTTGGACATTGATCCTCGCGAACAAACCATGATTGACTCGttggcgcagcatggcaTTTTTCCGTCTGACATTGCCCCAAGTTTGGTTGCTACACAGACCATTCCGAATCCAGGCTACATTTCCGAGTCGGAGCCGGACGCGGGCGATATTGGGCTGCAAAAAAAGACACCGACGCGGCCGCCCTCGCCCGAGCGGCCAGCGTCTCCTGCCGAGAAGCAGGCGACGGAGCCACCAGTGACACCCAAGGCCAGCACTGTACGCACCTCGCTTCCGCACCGCACTCCCTCCAATACGCAACCCGGGCATCAGACGCACCGTCTTGTCACAGACCCCAATACAGCCGCGCAAATGGTTGAGCGCGAAGCAGCAGCGGAACATGCAAGCTCGCCATTTCATCCCACGTCACCACGTGCTCCGTTGCAAGATACCCCGCGCAAGCAGACGCTCGACGGCGTCACCACCGAGATCAGCGCCACGGTAAAAACCATCACACTGGATATCCGATGGACTGTATTATGCGATCTCTTCCTTGTACTTATCGCTGATAGTGTCTATGATGCGCGTTCGCGTGTCATGCTTGAGCGTGTATCGGAATCATTGGGCCTTACATGGATGGACCTGACCAAATTTGAGAAACGCATCACGGACGCTTTGGAGATTGAGGAGGATGTGCAAAAGCTCAACGACAAGGATATTTCCAAACGACGCGACCTAGCCTCgcaccgcaagcgcatgATGATGATGGGACTTGCTACTGTGAGCGGTGGGCTGGTGATTGGCCTTTCTGCGGGATTGCTTGCGCCTGTGATTGGCGCAGGGATTGGTACGGCGCTTGGCACCGTGGGAATCAGCGGCGCCTCTGCATTCTTCAGTAGTgttggcggcgcagctgcaatTACCACGACGGGTACGCTTGGCGGTGCGACGATTGGCGGCCGTGGTATGAGCAGGCGAATGCGGAGCGTGAAAACGTTTGAATTTCGTCCTCTGCACAACCACAAGCGCGTGAACTGCATCGTAACCATTCCTGGTTTCCTCCGAGGGCCGGAAGACGACCCAACGTTGCCATACAGCGTGATTGATCCCGTGATGGGCGACGTTTTTAGTGTGATGTGGGAGCCTGATATGATGCGCGATATGGGAAATGCCATGTCGATTCTGTGGAACGAGACACTGATTCAAGGCGTCCAGCAGTTCCTTGCCGCGACGGTCGCCGGGGCCATGTTCAGTGCTCTTGCATGGCCTTTGTGGCTTACCAAGCTTGGCTACATCATCGACAATCCCTGGTCGAACGCAattgagcgcgcgcgcggcgcaggttTGATTCTCGCCGACTCGTTGATGAACCGGCAGCTTGGCGTTCGGCCTGTGACGCTTGTGGGGTACAGTTTGGGCGCGCGTATTATTTTCTatgcactgcgcgagcttgcacaACGGCAGGCTTATGGGATTGTGCAGAATGTGTActtgcttggcgcaccgGTCTCTGCACGCGAGGCAGAGTGGCAGCTGGTGCGTACGGCAGTGTCGGGGCGCTTTGTGAAtgctttttcgcgctccgACTGGCTGCTGGCGTACCTGCACCGTGCCGCATCAGGAGGCATTCAAAGCATTGCAGGCCTTCACCCTATAAAGTACGCTTGCAATGTCGAGAATGTGGACGTGACGCATATTGTGCCGGGCCATTTGGCGTACCGTGCGCTGATTCCgctcgtgcttggcgagctggGCTTCAAGACTACTGCAGACTACTTTGACGAGCCCGAGACACTCGAGCATATTCAGGAGCGCGAGGTCTTGTTTGAAATGGAGCAGGAGGCCGAGGCGGAACGTGCGCGGCCAAAAAGTTCGTGGGCGTCCTTCTTTAAAAAGATGGAGCCTGGGCGGTCGTCTTACGATGCGACCGCTGCAAAATTGCATGAGGCGCTTCAAGGGATGAGTGCGGCGGTGGAGGaggacgacgcgctgccACCGCGCGAAGAGGCTGCCAAGGATGCAAGTAACGAAAATACGGAGCATGGCCCACCACCATCCATGGATACAAAAACGTTGCCAGCTACGCCGAATAGAGATGCAAAGGAGGGGGCGGTGGACGTTGAAtcaagtgcggcgcaaaactATACCGGTCCCGCGCAAGAGGACGTTGATTCAAGAGTAGCACTCGAGGACAGCGGTGCGGCACTAAACGATCCTGTCCCAAGCGCTGCCAACGCAGACCCCGAAAACCAGCTTGCAGACAAATCACCGCCGTCACCGCCGTCACCGCCGTACGACAATGCACTCTTTATTGCGGGACAAGGCGAGAATTATGGACTTTCTTCTGAAGAGGCACAACAGCTTGCCGCACAATTTGCAGGCCTCACTGCCGACACCGCGCCAGGCACGCCCaaggccgccgcgctggaaaatCCATGGGACTAG
- a CDS encoding uncharacterized protein (TransMembrane:10 (i126-148o154-174i186-205o211-233i245-268o403-425i437-455o482-505i517-537o557-578i); EggNog:ENOG503NUHS; COG:S; BUSCO:EOG092624SJ) has translation MPFAHADNDTQTAKADTCAVLFRATDGKSTGKTKVSVVVRVTQRSCQIPPSEILAFQATYLPMLRTHLTEALKKRDKAKERRVDKLLTASRKRIEENNGKVKILGSSAQRSSPVSAMMSAILGQSVALRGALPYLLALPAMSAIFKLMQVTLGAILQVVIMCVAGYVLASRGILNKKTQAKMNKLNVSLLTPALLFSKVAFSLNPERLTELAIVPFGFVAVTLVSAFAAFVMSRVLRIPPGQRNFVLACAITPNSNTLPIALIQSLVITVPRLHWIRNGIDNDSPNDMLGRALTYLVLFSTLGTVQRWSVGATLLGNVTVDQPPRPYSHHASGRDDVTDFLIDARHRLALADRASMASDSAFEHENRSAATPLVQEPRVSLWHKVWANGVVKPYHTVIEFMTVPLWTALLSFIVALIPPLQHFIVQMKPVVSAIEELGSCSIPLTVLVLGAYFVGEREQAVQLEEEGEQRVSHIPDYSWRTILAAVLARMILTPLIMLPILTYVCIVMREGVVDDPIFIACACLVIGSPPALTLAQISSQRGDPNSNVEYLISGTIFISYIVFTTPTAVGLVLTALVIDEIQDQFIVAKMFPALFSSLS, from the exons ATGCCGTTTGCTCACGCAGACAACGATACCCAAACAGCGAAAGCAGACacatgcgccgtgctcttTCGCGCTACTGATGGCAAGAGTACGGGCAAGACGAAAGTCAGTGTTGTGGTACGTGTTACGCAGCGCTCATGCCAGATCCCCCCGTCCGAAATACTTGCATTCCAAGCAACATACTTGCCGATGCTCCGCACGCATCTTACCGAAGCGCTCAAGAAGCGCGATAaggccaaggagcgccgcgtggaTAAACTGCTAACCGCGTCACggaagcgcatcgaggAAAACAATGGCAAAGTCAAAATTTTAGGATCGA gcgcacagcgctccAGCCCTGTCAGTGCCATGATGTCTGCGATTCTTGGCCagagcgtcgcgctgcgcggcgcgctgccgtACCTGCTTGCACTACCTGCCATGTCCGCCATATTTAAGCTTATGCAAGTGACACTTGGTGCGATTCTTCAAGTTGTGATCATGTGCGTTGCCGGCTATGTacttgcgtcgcgcggcattCTGAACAAGAAGACACAAGCG AAAATGAACAAG CTCAATGTCTCGCTTCTTACccccgcgctgctcttttCCAAAGTCGCGTTTTCCCTGAATCCCGAGCGCCTCACGGAGCTGGCCATTGTCCCGTTCGGTTTCGTCGCTGTCACCCTGGTCTCAGCGTTTGCGGCATTTGTCATGTCGCGTGTGTTGCGCATTCCCCCTGGACAGCGCAACTTTGTTTTGGCGT GTGCAATTACGCCCAACTCGAATACGTTGCCCATCGCGCTGATCCAGTCGCTGGTCATTACGGTGCCCCGCCTGCACTGGATTCGCAATGGTATTGACAACGATAGCCCGAATGACATGCTGGGCCGCGCGCTCACCTACCTGGTGCTGTTTTCGACCTTGGGCAcagtgcagcgctggagcgTCGGCGCCACGTTGCTAGGCAACGTCACGGTCGACcagccgccgcggccgtaCTCACATCACGCTAGTGGCCGTGACGATGTGACTGACTTTCTGATTGATGCACGCCACCGCCTCGCACTTGCTGACCGCGCTAGCATGGCATCTGACTCGGCCTTCGAGCACGAAAATCGCAGTGCGGCTACGCCGCTCGTGCAAGAGCCCAGAGTCTCGCTATGGCACAAGGTTTGGGCGAATGGGGTGGTGAAGCCATACCATACCGTGATCGAGTTCATGACTGTGCCGCTGTGGACCGCGCTGCTTAGTTTTATTGTTGCGCTCATcccgccgctgcagcactTTATTGTCCAGATGAAGCCCGTCGTGAGCGCCATTGAGGAGCTCGGCAGCTGCAGTATTCCGCTAACTGTgctcgtgcttggcgcttACTTTGTCGGCGAGCGTGAACAGGCGGTCCAGCTGGAAGAGGagggcgagcagcgcgtctcGCACATTCCTGACTACTCCTGGCGCACAATTCTCGCCGCTGttttggcgcgcatgaTACTGACTCCGCTCATTATGCTTCCGATCCTTACTTACGTGTGCATTGTCATGCGCGAGGGTGTCGTTGACGACCCGATTTTTATCGCGTGTGCATGCCTGGTCATTGGCTCGCCGCCAGCACTGACCCTCGCTCAAATTTCGTCCCAGCGTGGGGACCCAAACAGCAACGTGGAGTACCTCATCAGCGGCACCATCTTTATCTCTTATATTGTGTTTACTACGCCGACTGCGGTTGGATTGGTACTCACAGCACTCGTCATTGACGAAATTCAAGACCAATTTATCGTCGCCAAGATGTTCCCTGCACTCTTTTCTTCCCTATCGTAA
- the AKL1 gene encoding non-specific serine/threonine protein kinase (EggNog:ENOG503NW5N; COG:T), giving the protein MAMPTRPAGPGPGALFQAQRQLAPGARVRIGEHTVTIDRFLSQGGFARVYLVLADRAVPLPGQATSRELVLKHMCVCTEEALASVKAEVELHRKLRGHKPIVHFIEASASTSPTGWEIFMLMESCNGGGLIDFLNTRLKNRLDEREVLGIFQDICEGVSVLHHMQPRMVHRDLKIENILLSHADPPMFKLCDFGSCIEIVSDTVATTGAEMQACERDLNMHTTMQYRAPEMVNLRLQRPINEKADIWALGVLLYKLCYYTTPFEAPGAGAPAILAARYEFPAHPAYSSTLRDLIASMLMEDLTQRPTVDALKASVHTMLEQGVQCAPRGTDALRAKAGGTSAVRTQTPTLAPSSPCEVPSMDNAEDVQRRFPAVEDFEPVPARRSVRDIAASMSCAELPVPKPAMPARSNSDRVHRAPMPLLADSSEEETEPEDVEPMFHVRARGIQHVPGHAETSSPASTPAPAADKRAFVRAQVDAPHNGLACSDRAASLDTLLMQDDTIETASAPENEPSCSDAAKDHSVDSDTALAAQEKALEALLEPGMRTSLQQETQKEPIVGDLLGIKELSLTEAAKRAPAWEENDTNRDPLPKPSAVRVNSAKRSSTWDLASKPPPPKPKPKQYVDAATSPGLSPRVLSADPVEKEPFSPPAAVASPRGDATPSSKSPPAATHAVHALLSQRQGQVRLTKRPAQDATPKPWEKEAAARARLQHGMAAAQPETSASPEPQESFQGVGALIHQWQSRH; this is encoded by the coding sequence ATGGCAATGCCCACGCGGCCAGCCGGCCCGGGCCCAGGTGCTCTATTTCAAGCGCAACGCCAACTTGCGCCAGGGGCACGCGTCAGGATTGGCGAGCACACCGTCACGATAGACAGATTCCTTTCGCAGGGTGGATTTGCACGTGTATACCTTGTCCTTGCTGATCGGGCGGTGCCGCTTCCCGGCCAAGCGACGTCGCGCGAGCTTGTCTTAAAGCACATGTGCGTGTGCACCGAGGAGGCATTGGCCAGTGTTAAGGCCGAGGTTGAGCTGCATCGCAAACTGCGCGGGCACAAGCCGATTGTGCACTTTATCGAGGCGAGTGCATCGACGTCTCCGACCGGGTGGGAGATTTTCATGCTGATGGAGTCGTGCAATGGCGGCGGCCTAATTGATTTTCTGAATACACGCCTGAAGAATAGGCTAGATGAGCGGGAGGTGCTTGGCATTTTCCAGGATATTTGCGAGGGCGTGAGCGTGCTGCATCATAtgcagccgcgcatggTACACCGCGACTTGAAGATTGAGAATATCTTGCTGAGTCATGCCGATCCGCCGATGTTTAAGCTGTGCGACTTTGGCTCGTGCATAGAAATCGTGTCGGATACAGTAGCCACTACAGGCGCAGAGATGCAGGCGTGCGAACGCGATCTGAACATGCACACCACGATGCAgtatcgcgcgccggaaatGGTCAACCTGCGTTTGCAACGCCCGATTAATGAAAAGGCAGATATCTGGGCACTGGGTGTGCTGCTCTACAAGCTTTGCTACTACACCACGCCGTTTGAGGCGCcgggcgctggcgcgccggcgatcTTAGCCGCGCGCTACGAATTTCCCGCACACCCAGCCTACTCGAGCACGTTGCGCGACTTGATTGCGTCGATGCTCATGGAGGATTTGACGCAGCGCCCGACTGTGGATGCGCTCAAGGCGAGTGTGCATACGATGCTCGAGCAAGGCGTGCaatgtgcgccgcgcggcacagacgcgctgcgtgcaaaagcTGGCGGTacaagcgccgtgcgcacacAAACACCGACACTTGCGCCCAGCAGCCCATGCGAGGTGCCGTCGATGGACAATGCAGAAGACGTCCAGAGGCGCTTTCCCGCCGTCGAAGACTTTGAACCGGTCCCAGCCCGgcgctctgtgcgcgaTATTGCTGCGAGTATGTCCTGTGCCGAGCTGCCGGTACCCAAGCCTGCCATGCCTGCACGGAGCAACAGCGATCGagtgcaccgcgcgccgatgccgctgcttgcggaCTCGAGCGAAGAGGAGACAGAGCCAGAGGACGTTGAGCCAATGTTTCATGTGCGGGCGCGGGGAATCCAGCATGTGCCTGGCCACGCCGAAACATCGTCGCCCGCATCCACACCAGCTCCTGCTGCAGACAAGCGCGCATTTGTGCGTGCACAGGTTGACGCGCCCCATAATGGCCTCGCCTGCTCAGACCGTGCCGCGTCTCTCGACACACTGCTGATGCAGGACGACACCATAGAAActgccagcgcgccggaaaaCGAACCCAGTTGTTCGGACGCCGCAAAAGACCACAGCGTTGACTCGGATactgcgcttgctgcacaGGAAAAAGCGCTCGAAGCGCTACTCGAGCCTGGCATGCGCACGTCTCTGCAGCAAGAAACGCAGAAAGAGCCGATCGTAGGCGATCTGCTCGGCATCAAAGAGCTATCCCTCACAGAAGCTGCAAAgcgtgcgcctgcatggGAAGAAAACGATACCAACCGGGACCCTCTGCCAAAaccgagcgcggtgcgtgtgAACAGTGCAAAACGCTCGTCCACATGGGACCTCGCGTCGAAgccaccgccgccaaaaCCCAAGCCTAAACAGTACGTCGACGCTGCCACCTCCCCTGGACTCTCGCCCCGTGTTCTGAGCGCCGACCCTGTAGAAAAAGAGCCATTTTCGCCGCCAGCAGCCGTGGCGTCACCACGAGGCGACGCCACGCCCTCCTCAAAAAGCCCACCCGCTGCAACGCATGCAGTGCACGCCTTACTGAGCCAACGCCAGGGCCAAGTGCGCCTGACGAAACGGCCGGCGCAAGATGCAACGCCGAAGCCATGGGAAAAAGAagctgctgctcgtgcacgtctccagcacggcatggctgctgcacagccaGAGACAAGTGCATCGCCCGAGCCGCAGGAATCGTTTCAAGGAGTGGGCGCGCTAATCCATCAATGGCAATCGCGACACTAG